The following coding sequences are from one Treponema parvum window:
- a CDS encoding VWA domain-containing protein: MIDFMNPVAFLFFIPVLLLFLLRKAKIFSSPAFPAILSDWGGSAFKWKGGFFKFISAIKTALFLAGYVLVVLAFSDPVIHHDQKVYVSRGNDVLFVLDVSPSMAARDMDGLTRLEAAKQVIRFLAEQNTGASFGLVQTATEAALSVPPTTDRKTFIEHIDTMTVGTLGEGTAIGTGLSTAVYHLASSKAPEKCIILITDGENNAGSIHPETAASLAFEYGIKLYTVGLGTRGNVPLQYTDPVTGKVFNGYLESDFDPAPLQKIALMTDGRYFSAETVAGLSAALNNISNREKVVQTYYLKTVDEYFYDKILIAAAIAFALAWILSRIVLKEVF; the protein is encoded by the coding sequence GTGATAGATTTTATGAACCCCGTTGCATTTTTGTTTTTTATCCCTGTTTTGCTTTTATTTTTACTCCGTAAGGCAAAGATTTTTTCAAGTCCCGCTTTTCCTGCTATTCTTTCGGACTGGGGCGGAAGCGCTTTTAAATGGAAAGGCGGCTTTTTTAAATTTATCTCCGCAATAAAAACGGCTTTGTTTTTGGCAGGCTATGTTCTTGTAGTGTTGGCGTTCTCGGATCCTGTGATTCATCACGATCAAAAAGTGTACGTGTCCAGAGGGAACGACGTTTTATTCGTTCTTGACGTGAGCCCTTCTATGGCGGCAAGAGACATGGACGGGCTTACGCGCCTTGAAGCTGCAAAACAGGTTATCCGCTTTTTAGCCGAACAAAACACTGGAGCTTCGTTCGGGCTTGTACAGACGGCTACCGAAGCGGCTCTCAGCGTACCGCCCACTACCGACCGTAAAACATTTATAGAGCATATTGATACGATGACTGTAGGAACTTTAGGCGAAGGAACTGCGATCGGAACCGGATTGAGCACGGCAGTTTATCATCTGGCTTCTTCAAAGGCTCCTGAAAAATGTATCATTTTGATTACCGACGGGGAAAACAATGCCGGTTCGATTCATCCTGAAACTGCAGCTTCTCTGGCTTTTGAATACGGCATAAAGCTGTATACGGTAGGATTGGGCACCAGAGGAAACGTCCCTTTGCAATACACTGATCCCGTGACGGGAAAGGTTTTCAACGGCTACTTGGAATCCGACTTCGATCCTGCGCCCCTACAAAAAATCGCGCTCATGACGGACGGACGTTATTTCAGCGCTGAAACCGTTGCGGGGCTTTCCGCCGCACTGAATAATATCAGCAACCGAGAAAAAGTAGTACAGACATATTATCTTAAAACCGTTGACGAATATTTTTACGATAAGATTTTAATCGCCGCCGCAATAGCCTTTGCTCTGGCATGGATTTTAAGCAGGATAGTTTTGAAGGAGGTCTTCTGA
- a CDS encoding SLC13 family permease, whose product MKIFVLTLALVMYALIIAFQGKKSLITAVAALIVTAASVFIPQSIFGGVNTGETLSYVFTRVVNWNVLMIYVGSMIIASLFIYSQIPTRIADILIDSAPNTGIAIILILVMTGIISIFAENVATVLVMAPIALALCRKLKADPTYFMIGLAVMSNLEGTATLIGDPPSMIFASFAGYNFNDFFFHEGRPSIFFIVQTGMLAGCAFFYTYFSKNKESVSTEKQAVVSYFPGILLGAMILGLALLSLSHAGPEFLSGLLVLFLGVAGIVWFKVTQKKSARDVVTLVKGLDWETITFLIGIFIVVGAVAEIGLLDDFAAFLSKITRGNKFSGFMLILFVSILISGFIDNVPYIIGMLPVAQALAHGMNVLPELYMFALLVGSCLGGNLTPFGASANVVAIGILKKEGRHVSFFKWIKVGVSFTLITTGASSILLWVLYGML is encoded by the coding sequence ATGAAAATTTTTGTGCTAACGCTTGCGCTCGTTATGTACGCGCTCATCATTGCATTTCAAGGGAAAAAAAGCCTAATAACCGCGGTGGCGGCTCTCATAGTTACGGCGGCGAGCGTTTTTATTCCCCAAAGCATCTTCGGCGGAGTCAACACAGGGGAAACGCTCTCTTATGTGTTTACACGCGTGGTTAATTGGAACGTGCTTATGATATATGTAGGCAGCATGATCATTGCGTCTCTTTTTATCTATTCGCAAATTCCCACGCGCATAGCGGACATACTTATCGACAGCGCGCCGAATACGGGAATAGCCATAATACTCATCCTTGTTATGACCGGGATAATTTCAATCTTTGCGGAAAACGTGGCGACCGTCCTTGTTATGGCCCCTATTGCGCTTGCGCTGTGCCGCAAACTTAAAGCGGATCCCACATATTTTATGATAGGGCTTGCCGTAATGTCGAATCTTGAAGGAACGGCCACTTTAATAGGCGATCCGCCTTCCATGATCTTCGCTTCCTTTGCCGGATATAATTTTAACGACTTTTTCTTTCATGAAGGCAGACCGTCCATATTTTTTATCGTGCAGACGGGAATGCTCGCAGGCTGCGCATTTTTTTATACTTATTTTTCCAAAAACAAAGAGAGCGTTTCGACCGAAAAGCAAGCCGTCGTATCGTATTTTCCGGGAATTCTCTTGGGTGCAATGATATTGGGGCTGGCCTTGCTTTCTTTGTCGCATGCGGGGCCGGAGTTTTTGTCCGGCTTGCTAGTTCTGTTTTTGGGCGTCGCAGGCATAGTTTGGTTTAAAGTCACACAAAAGAAAAGCGCCCGAGACGTCGTAACCCTTGTAAAAGGGCTCGATTGGGAAACGATAACGTTTTTGATCGGCATTTTTATTGTTGTGGGCGCCGTAGCGGAGATCGGGCTCCTTGACGACTTTGCGGCTTTTTTAAGCAAGATCACAAGAGGAAATAAGTTCTCAGGCTTTATGCTCATCCTGTTCGTGTCGATTTTGATAAGCGGATTTATAGATAACGTTCCTTATATAATCGGAATGCTGCCGGTAGCACAGGCTCTTGCGCACGGGATGAATGTGTTGCCGGAGCTTTATATGTTTGCGCTGCTGGTAGGTTCTTGTCTCGGCGGGAACCTTACGCCTTTCGGGGCAAGCGCAAATGTGGTGGCTATAGGAATACTCAAAAAAGAAGGCCGCCACGTAAGTTTTTTTAAATGGATAAAGGTCGGCGTCTCTTTTACTCTGATAACTACTGGCGCGTCTTCGATTCTTTTGTGGGTATTGTACGGCATGCTTTAA
- a CDS encoding tetratricopeptide repeat protein, producing MKKRKFSLDLGSRTVFAKSFLYVFGILLLFLSCSSAPKRPARIVTQRNLAVQQLDIANTESERGNYVLASTLMDEAWKLAVGVDAADLRIKALLSMGNLAFYKKDAASAENYWHRALDEAAAENEENLVSAAKIYLCRGLLSYGNGDSSKDRAKETIDIVSKEMGKLKKSDELYEAYAWRLIGFSYKELSDWNSAEKAFRNSLEIHEKLIYLEMAAYDWYAIASVRSVAKNYDGALSAADSAISFDRRAENSYGLGMDYMAKGDIYMKTGNIEKALLSYSRAKDIFSSAALYDEAKVALKRAEGIQSSDNNMN from the coding sequence ATGAAAAAAAGAAAATTTAGCTTGGACCTTGGTTCTCGTACGGTTTTTGCAAAGAGTTTTTTGTATGTGTTCGGAATTTTGCTTTTGTTTTTATCCTGTTCATCCGCACCCAAACGACCGGCCCGTATAGTCACTCAAAGAAATCTTGCCGTGCAGCAGCTTGATATAGCAAATACCGAATCCGAACGCGGCAATTACGTGCTTGCCAGCACTCTTATGGACGAAGCGTGGAAGCTTGCCGTCGGGGTTGACGCCGCAGATCTTAGGATAAAAGCTTTGCTTTCAATGGGAAACCTCGCTTTTTATAAAAAGGATGCGGCTTCTGCGGAAAACTATTGGCATAGAGCCTTGGACGAAGCCGCCGCCGAAAACGAAGAAAATCTGGTTTCTGCGGCTAAAATATATCTTTGCAGAGGGCTTCTTTCTTACGGAAACGGGGACTCGTCGAAGGATAGGGCGAAAGAAACGATCGATATCGTTTCAAAGGAGATGGGTAAACTTAAAAAGTCGGACGAACTTTACGAAGCTTATGCATGGCGCCTTATCGGGTTTTCTTATAAAGAACTTTCGGATTGGAATTCGGCCGAAAAAGCTTTTAGGAATTCTTTAGAGATTCATGAAAAACTTATTTATCTTGAGATGGCCGCCTACGATTGGTATGCGATAGCGTCGGTCCGTTCTGTCGCAAAAAATTACGACGGAGCTTTGAGCGCTGCGGACAGTGCAATTTCCTTTGACCGGCGTGCGGAAAATTCTTACGGATTGGGAATGGATTATATGGCTAAGGGCGATATTTATATGAAGACGGGAAATATTGAAAAAGCGCTTTTGTCTTATTCCAGAGCAAAGGACATATTTTCCTCCGCTGCGCTTTATGACGAAGCGAAGGTCGCCCTTAAGCGTGCGGAAGGCATACAAAGCTCTGATAACAATATGAATTGA
- a CDS encoding phosphoenolpyruvate carboxykinase (GTP), which translates to MTINDIKHPKLKAWIEECAKMCEPDDIYLCDGSKAEYDRLMKKCVDAGLATPLAKKPNSFLFRSLPSDVARVENRTFISSVKEEDAGPTNHWIDPKELKATMRGLYKGCMHGRTMYIIPFCMGPLGSPISKNGIELTDSEYVVLNMDIMTRTGTKVLDLLGTDGEFVPCLHSVGKPLNNGEKDNGIWPCADLEHKYISHFPEEHLIWSYGSGYGGNALLGKKCFALRIASVLAREEGWMAEHMLILKLTNPEGKVKYVTGAFPSACGKTNLAMLIPTLPGWKVETVGDDIAWMKFGKDGRLYAINPEAGFFGVAPGTSEHSNKNALVAASKNTIFTNCGLTEDGDVWWEEIGYKPQGKEIVDWQGKKRPCPETDKNPKDKSQCIAHPNARFTAPASQCPCIAPNWEDPEGVPISAILFGGRRPSTIPLVHQSRNWNHGVFLGSIVGSEITAASTINAAEVGKIRRDPFAIIPFCGYNMGDYFQHWINIGKKSTEDKLPKIFYVNWFRKDSDGNFMWPGYSDNSRVLAWIFDRCDGKDNYVDTPIGFMPKENAINTDGLDDKTKKNMKELSSVDVEGWKKEIKDIRENHYPKFGKHLPKELSACLDDLEKRLSK; encoded by the coding sequence ATGACTATCAATGACATCAAACATCCAAAACTTAAGGCTTGGATCGAAGAATGTGCAAAGATGTGCGAACCGGACGATATCTATCTGTGCGACGGTTCCAAGGCGGAATACGACCGCCTTATGAAAAAATGCGTCGACGCGGGGCTTGCCACTCCGCTTGCAAAAAAGCCCAACAGTTTTTTGTTCCGCTCGCTCCCGTCGGATGTAGCCCGCGTTGAAAACCGTACCTTTATTTCTTCAGTTAAAGAAGAAGACGCCGGTCCTACAAATCACTGGATAGATCCCAAAGAATTAAAGGCGACTATGCGCGGATTGTACAAGGGCTGCATGCACGGACGCACGATGTATATTATTCCGTTCTGCATGGGACCGCTCGGATCTCCTATTTCAAAAAACGGTATCGAGCTTACGGATTCCGAATACGTCGTTTTGAACATGGATATAATGACGCGTACAGGAACGAAGGTTCTTGATCTTTTAGGAACCGACGGAGAATTCGTTCCCTGTCTGCATTCCGTAGGAAAACCGCTCAACAACGGTGAAAAGGACAACGGCATTTGGCCGTGCGCGGATTTGGAACACAAATACATATCCCATTTTCCGGAAGAACACCTTATATGGTCGTACGGCTCAGGCTACGGCGGAAACGCGCTGCTCGGTAAAAAATGCTTTGCCCTGCGTATCGCAAGCGTTCTTGCACGCGAAGAAGGTTGGATGGCGGAACACATGCTCATCTTGAAGCTCACAAATCCCGAAGGCAAGGTAAAATATGTAACGGGCGCATTCCCGTCGGCATGCGGTAAGACAAACCTCGCCATGCTTATTCCGACTCTCCCCGGATGGAAGGTAGAAACCGTCGGCGACGATATTGCTTGGATGAAATTCGGCAAAGACGGACGCTTGTACGCGATCAACCCTGAAGCAGGATTCTTCGGAGTGGCTCCGGGAACTTCCGAACATTCGAACAAAAATGCCCTCGTCGCGGCTTCAAAAAACACTATATTTACAAACTGCGGTCTTACGGAAGACGGCGATGTTTGGTGGGAAGAAATAGGATATAAACCTCAAGGAAAAGAGATCGTCGATTGGCAAGGCAAAAAACGCCCCTGCCCTGAAACCGATAAAAACCCCAAAGACAAGTCTCAGTGCATAGCTCACCCGAACGCACGCTTTACGGCGCCCGCGTCTCAGTGTCCGTGTATCGCTCCCAACTGGGAAGATCCTGAAGGCGTGCCGATAAGCGCAATACTGTTCGGCGGAAGACGCCCGTCAACGATCCCGCTTGTACACCAGTCGCGCAACTGGAACCACGGAGTTTTCTTGGGTTCCATAGTAGGTTCCGAAATCACCGCGGCGTCCACAATCAATGCGGCCGAAGTCGGAAAGATCCGCCGAGATCCTTTTGCGATTATTCCTTTCTGCGGTTACAACATGGGCGACTACTTCCAGCACTGGATTAACATCGGTAAAAAATCAACGGAAGATAAACTTCCGAAAATCTTCTATGTGAACTGGTTCCGTAAGGATTCCGACGGGAACTTTATGTGGCCCGGCTACAGCGACAACAGCCGCGTACTGGCGTGGATATTCGACCGCTGCGACGGTAAAGACAATTACGTCGACACGCCGATCGGCTTTATGCCTAAAGAAAACGCAATAAACACCGACGGGCTTGACGACAAGACAAAGAAGAACATGAAAGAGCTCTCTTCCGTCGATGTGGAAGGCTGGAAAAAAGAAATCAAGGATATTCGCGAAAACCATTATCCGAAATTCGGCAAACATCTGCCCAAGGAATTGAGCGCATGTTTGGATGATCTTGAAAAGAGATTGTCAAAGTAA
- a CDS encoding ATP-binding cassette domain-containing protein encodes MADSAVIELKNISFAAQENKIVDNVSYAFEAGKATAIVGPSGGGKSSILKLAAGLLLPVEGSVSYNGRDIFLMNRRQTLDFRRRCAFVFQDSALWANQTVGQILELPLKVHFPQMSFSERIKNIERVLKDVGYKKPIDIRPSALSVGEQKLIAFARAMLCDPDLIFLDECTESLDDSSSRRLVKIIKQKKQEKKTMIFVSHDLNVIKALADIICLVVEGKISLVISGNEITKDEDLVAFIEKGIVI; translated from the coding sequence ATGGCGGATAGCGCTGTCATAGAATTAAAAAATATTTCATTTGCCGCACAGGAAAACAAAATAGTGGACAACGTTTCCTACGCTTTTGAGGCGGGGAAAGCTACAGCCATAGTCGGACCTTCCGGCGGAGGGAAAAGTTCCATACTGAAACTTGCCGCAGGGCTTTTGCTTCCGGTAGAAGGAAGCGTAAGTTATAACGGGCGGGATATTTTTTTGATGAACCGCCGGCAAACGCTTGATTTCAGACGCCGCTGCGCTTTTGTTTTTCAAGATTCGGCCCTATGGGCAAATCAAACGGTCGGACAAATCCTTGAGCTTCCTCTTAAAGTCCACTTTCCTCAGATGAGTTTTTCGGAAAGGATAAAAAACATAGAGCGGGTTTTAAAAGACGTGGGCTATAAAAAGCCGATCGATATACGGCCTTCGGCTCTTTCCGTGGGAGAGCAAAAGCTCATCGCCTTTGCGCGCGCCATGCTGTGCGATCCCGATCTAATATTCCTTGACGAATGTACGGAATCGCTTGACGACAGTTCTTCCCGCCGCCTTGTAAAGATCATAAAACAAAAAAAGCAGGAAAAGAAAACCATGATATTTGTAAGCCATGATCTCAATGTGATAAAAGCGCTTGCAGATATCATATGCCTAGTCGTCGAAGGAAAAATTTCTTTGGTCATAAGCGGAAATGAAATAACTAAGGACGAAGATCTTGTTGCGTTTATAGAAAAAGGGATTGTCATATGA
- a CDS encoding aminotransferase class I/II-fold pyridoxal phosphate-dependent enzyme has product MLHPLAQELNATLKGTVTGDMLSDEGLRIYFPKGIIAQSAEAKTHAKTANATIGTTVVNGTVAILPCIQNRAPSLTPQEFVSYAPTAGTMELRNIWKSKLAVKNPGLAKKNISTPIVVPGLTAGIACIAELFLNKRTPLLIADPSWDNYALIVETRCGAKLHQFKMFKNGAFNIEGFEKAVAKEAKTGFVRMLLNFPQNPSGYSPTSGEAEKICAIIKNAAKAGARILVVSDDAYFGLNYEDSIEKQSLFAYLSDIHENVLAVKIDGPTKEDFVWGFRCGFITFAWKGASENQYRAIEQKLTGLIRSTVSCCSTPAQSIILKAFEDPALEDQKAYYRKILEKRYRKVLEFVKSRKSKVVSPLPFNSGYFMSLHLNGVDAETLRTKLLNERGIGTIAINSSTLRVAFSSLDENKIETVYSAIYEIAESLAN; this is encoded by the coding sequence ATGTTACACCCGTTAGCACAAGAATTAAACGCAACCTTAAAAGGTACCGTAACCGGCGACATGCTTTCCGACGAAGGCCTAAGAATATATTTTCCTAAAGGCATTATCGCTCAAAGCGCGGAAGCAAAAACACACGCAAAGACCGCCAACGCTACCATAGGAACGACGGTGGTAAACGGAACGGTGGCTATCTTGCCGTGCATACAAAACCGCGCGCCTTCTTTAACGCCGCAGGAATTTGTGAGCTACGCGCCTACAGCGGGAACGATGGAACTCCGCAACATATGGAAGTCCAAACTCGCCGTTAAAAATCCCGGCCTTGCAAAAAAGAATATTTCCACGCCTATTGTTGTCCCAGGACTCACTGCCGGAATCGCCTGCATAGCCGAGCTTTTTTTAAATAAGAGGACGCCGCTTTTGATAGCGGATCCTTCGTGGGACAATTACGCTCTTATAGTTGAAACGCGCTGCGGAGCAAAGCTTCATCAATTCAAAATGTTCAAAAACGGCGCTTTCAATATCGAAGGTTTTGAAAAAGCCGTAGCCAAAGAGGCAAAGACGGGATTCGTGCGGATGTTGCTGAATTTTCCGCAAAATCCTTCAGGCTACAGCCCGACTTCAGGAGAAGCTGAAAAGATTTGTGCTATAATAAAGAACGCGGCTAAAGCCGGCGCCCGCATACTTGTCGTAAGCGACGACGCTTACTTCGGGCTTAACTATGAAGACAGCATTGAAAAACAGTCGCTCTTTGCCTATCTTTCAGACATACACGAAAACGTCCTTGCCGTTAAGATCGACGGTCCCACAAAAGAAGATTTTGTGTGGGGATTCCGCTGCGGTTTTATAACATTTGCGTGGAAGGGCGCCAGTGAAAACCAATACAGGGCGATCGAACAAAAACTCACCGGGCTCATACGCTCTACGGTTTCCTGTTGTTCTACTCCCGCTCAATCAATCATACTCAAAGCCTTCGAAGACCCTGCTCTGGAAGACCAAAAAGCTTATTACAGAAAGATCCTTGAAAAAAGATACCGCAAAGTTCTTGAATTTGTAAAAAGCCGTAAGTCGAAAGTCGTTTCTCCGCTGCCTTTTAATTCCGGTTATTTTATGAGCCTTCATTTAAATGGGGTTGATGCGGAAACGCTGCGTACAAAGCTGCTGAACGAAAGAGGTATCGGGACTATTGCCATAAATTCGTCGACGCTGCGTGTAGCTTTCAGCAGTCTTGACGAAAACAAAATAGAAACCGTATATTCGGCCATATATGAAATTGCAGAGAGCCTTGCGAATTAA
- a CDS encoding DUF58 domain-containing protein has translation MKRFLQDDRESLVRRAALLRISAAALAQNMKSGSFRSLYKGQGIEFNGVREYFLGDDVRSIDWNVTARMDRPFVKTFEEERELPVFFVIDRSLSMSTGSKGKTRLEQACEAAALLVLASEHISSPVGVVFFDGRIEFSCAPQSGRTHIMTLLSKLEELPDGAAPGSALPLALSGAFKLLRKRSLVFVLSDFRCAGWERELALLGSKHDLIAVRIIDPMDTRLPDLGTLDFIDSESGMRLPLPTSSSVLQGEWRDDSNFRKEVWKKYCLTHSCVPLVMSCEDDPLKVLLQFFEKKERPRL, from the coding sequence ATGAAGCGTTTTTTACAGGATGATCGCGAATCTTTGGTAAGACGGGCGGCCTTGCTTAGAATTTCCGCCGCCGCTTTGGCGCAAAATATGAAAAGCGGTTCTTTCCGTTCGTTATATAAGGGGCAGGGAATAGAATTTAACGGCGTGCGCGAGTATTTTTTAGGAGACGACGTACGCTCGATCGATTGGAACGTTACGGCGCGCATGGACAGGCCGTTCGTAAAGACATTTGAAGAAGAGCGAGAACTGCCTGTGTTCTTTGTAATAGACCGCTCGCTTTCCATGAGTACCGGTTCCAAGGGCAAAACCCGTCTTGAGCAGGCCTGTGAAGCCGCTGCACTCCTTGTTTTGGCTTCCGAACACATTTCAAGTCCCGTAGGAGTCGTCTTTTTTGACGGAAGAATTGAATTTTCCTGTGCGCCTCAAAGCGGACGCACCCATATCATGACGCTTTTGTCAAAGCTCGAAGAGCTTCCGGACGGCGCAGCGCCCGGTTCCGCGCTCCCCTTAGCCTTAAGCGGCGCCTTTAAGCTTTTAAGAAAACGTTCCTTAGTGTTTGTTTTATCGGATTTCCGCTGCGCCGGTTGGGAAAGAGAGCTTGCCCTCCTGGGTTCAAAACATGATCTCATCGCCGTACGTATAATCGATCCTATGGACACAAGACTGCCCGACCTTGGGACGCTGGATTTTATCGACAGCGAAAGCGGAATGCGCCTTCCTTTGCCCACCTCTTCTTCCGTGCTGCAGGGAGAATGGCGTGACGACAGTAATTTCAGAAAAGAAGTATGGAAAAAGTATTGTCTGACACATTCGTGCGTTCCTCTTGTCATGTCGTGCGAAGACGATCCGCTTAAAGTTCTCCTGCAGTTTTTTGAAAAAAAGGAGCGTCCCCGCTTATGA
- a CDS encoding AAA family ATPase codes for MENNEKIRQELEDCRALIEKCRKEVSKRLIGQTAVVDGILTAFIAGGHVLLEGLPGLAKTLAVKAFSDVSGLDFKRVQFTPDLLPADVTGTLIYERSSGQFSVRKGPVFTNVLLADEINRAPAKVQSALLEAMAERQVTIGESTYPLPKPFFVLATQNPIEQEGTYNLPEAELDRFLLKIKVSYPSAEEECLIVKSAGKANEISIARVFTPESLLRIRSLLDHITCDDKIVEYIVSIVNVTRPSNEKKNGHISVIKRSPDEISRYISYGASPRAGIALLQCSKALALMRGRSFVLPEDVKEASPAVMRHRLVLSYEAAAGGVSSDDLIEKILNFMPLP; via the coding sequence ATGGAAAATAATGAAAAGATCCGGCAGGAATTGGAAGACTGCAGGGCATTAATAGAAAAGTGCAGAAAAGAAGTTTCAAAACGGCTCATTGGACAGACGGCGGTCGTTGACGGCATATTGACGGCGTTTATCGCGGGAGGACACGTTTTGCTTGAAGGGCTTCCCGGTCTTGCAAAAACGCTTGCGGTAAAGGCGTTTTCAGATGTTTCGGGGCTCGATTTTAAGCGGGTTCAGTTTACTCCTGATCTGCTTCCCGCCGACGTTACCGGCACCCTTATTTACGAACGCTCGTCCGGACAATTTTCCGTAAGAAAGGGACCTGTTTTTACAAACGTCCTGCTTGCGGATGAAATAAACCGCGCGCCGGCAAAGGTACAGTCCGCTCTGCTTGAAGCTATGGCGGAACGGCAGGTTACGATAGGTGAAAGCACTTATCCCCTGCCCAAACCGTTCTTCGTTCTTGCAACACAGAATCCCATAGAGCAGGAAGGAACTTATAACCTGCCGGAAGCGGAGCTCGACCGCTTTTTGCTTAAAATCAAAGTTTCTTATCCTTCCGCCGAAGAAGAATGCCTTATCGTAAAAAGCGCCGGAAAGGCCAACGAAATAAGCATAGCCCGCGTATTTACGCCCGAATCTCTTTTGCGCATTCGTTCTCTTCTTGATCACATTACATGCGACGATAAAATCGTGGAGTACATAGTTTCTATAGTAAACGTTACCCGCCCTTCAAATGAAAAAAAGAACGGACATATTTCGGTGATTAAAAGATCTCCCGATGAAATTTCCCGTTACATTTCTTACGGGGCGTCGCCCCGCGCAGGGATTGCCTTGCTGCAATGCTCTAAGGCGCTGGCGCTTATGAGAGGCAGGTCTTTCGTTCTTCCTGAAGACGTAAAGGAAGCGTCTCCTGCCGTCATGCGCCACAGGCTCGTCTTGTCCTACGAAGCTGCGGCGGGAGGCGTTTCTTCCGATGATCTCATCGAAAAGATACTGAATTTTATGCCGCTTCCGTAA
- a CDS encoding MlaD family protein, translated as MKFKIRYADQIVGFFAVTAAVALVAAVFLIGSKQRWFSKDYYYLTEFESGSGLSAGMPVLYKGFTVGKIKSIRLNSHDSVEVQFYIYDTYYDRVREGSVVEFNVSPIGLGNQFLFYPGNGTGLIEEGELIPRVDSAEGRKRVETGIVTVPKKDDTISNFISQANRILTDVSSILARIDEAFEGRGSAPLTNTVHSVELMTKNVSEITQTLNRDLSDITQNIKRITDALNAAANSSDGIVPALVDPNGKIFPELGAAVAHTSAAIENLEKATAALPSQFPQISGLVSELQTTLQSAQDVLEALKNNPLLKRGVPERVNTQSGGTSPRDIEF; from the coding sequence ATGAAATTTAAAATTCGTTATGCGGATCAGATAGTAGGCTTTTTTGCCGTTACGGCTGCCGTCGCGCTCGTGGCGGCCGTGTTTTTAATCGGAAGCAAGCAGAGGTGGTTTTCAAAAGATTATTATTATCTTACGGAATTTGAATCCGGGAGCGGCCTCAGCGCAGGTATGCCGGTTTTATACAAAGGATTTACGGTGGGAAAGATAAAGTCCATACGGTTAAATTCTCACGATTCGGTAGAAGTTCAATTTTATATCTACGACACTTACTATGACAGGGTAAGGGAAGGTTCCGTAGTGGAATTTAACGTAAGTCCTATAGGGCTCGGAAACCAGTTTTTGTTTTATCCGGGCAACGGAACGGGGCTTATCGAAGAAGGTGAATTAATTCCTAGAGTGGATTCTGCGGAAGGAAGAAAACGCGTGGAAACCGGCATAGTTACCGTGCCTAAAAAAGACGATACCATTTCAAATTTCATTTCTCAGGCCAATAGAATTCTTACGGACGTTTCTTCGATACTGGCGCGCATAGACGAAGCTTTTGAAGGAAGGGGAAGCGCTCCGCTTACAAACACAGTTCATTCCGTAGAGCTTATGACCAAAAACGTTTCGGAAATAACGCAGACTCTTAACCGCGATTTGTCCGATATAACTCAGAACATCAAGCGGATTACCGACGCTCTTAACGCCGCCGCAAATTCTTCCGACGGAATAGTTCCTGCTCTTGTGGATCCGAACGGAAAGATATTTCCCGAACTGGGCGCGGCGGTCGCGCACACTTCCGCAGCGATTGAAAATCTGGAAAAGGCGACCGCCGCGCTGCCGTCGCAGTTTCCGCAGATTTCAGGTCTGGTAAGCGAACTTCAAACCACCCTTCAATCCGCTCAGGACGTTTTGGAAGCGCTTAAAAACAATCCGCTTTTGAAACGGGGCGTTCCCGAGCGCGTAAACACGCAATCCGGCGGCACAAGCCCCCGGGATATTGAGTTTTAA